In the genome of Gloeotrichia echinulata CP02, one region contains:
- a CDS encoding HetP family heterocyst commitment protein, which produces MNQKITASNPPLGKKINTEQIEQIVKAIIAGKYSWACVLILRFAGYNPIDYIPYRTYIRLLKNNCLVERSEQNPKNSDTLDNFTSNSIPTYK; this is translated from the coding sequence ATGAATCAAAAAATCACTGCTAGTAATCCACCACTAGGTAAAAAAATTAATACAGAACAAATTGAACAAATCGTCAAAGCAATTATTGCTGGAAAGTATTCCTGGGCCTGTGTCTTAATTCTCCGGTTTGCAGGCTATAACCCTATAGATTACATACCCTACCGCACCTACATCAGATTACTCAAAAACAACTGCCTAGTTGAAAGGAGCGAGCAAAATCCCAAAAATAGCGATACTTTAGACAATTTTACCTCAAATTCGATTCCTACCTATAAGTGA
- a CDS encoding ATP-binding protein — translation MNCGEYTLVQSNSQLALQPAAELNFADFLINQVVDAAFCVGANAQFLYVNDATSRMTEYSREELLSMSLNDIDIDFSLHDWLEKWRCCASKLQSQPSFIFKSRYRTKRSRIFWVEVTITYVKHQGRDFGYVFAREKSDEVVDLSLQKSINELKDSNEILQQEITALKRKEIKLETSLSLLRSHIDISDTKQTASEILYALTQAKQLSEIRVQFVSMLCHQFRTPLNVVSFSNSLLKRHINEWTGEKIRTLLDRIQISVEHISHLLDDLLFFTKAEAAKLNFQPKPLDLVSFCNELVTQIQISSSQHRINFVTQGNCGRVCMDEKLLEPMLKNLLENAINYSPNYSPVDMKLSCRKQKVIFEIQDTGIGIPVADQQRLFEPFYRGSNHNIHGTGLGLSIVKTLVDLQGGQITVESEVDIGTIVTVILPVSSSTVTP, via the coding sequence ATGAATTGTGGCGAGTATACGTTAGTTCAATCCAACTCTCAATTGGCGCTACAGCCAGCAGCAGAGTTGAATTTTGCTGATTTCCTGATCAATCAGGTTGTAGATGCTGCTTTTTGTGTGGGAGCAAACGCGCAATTTCTATATGTTAATGATGCAACGAGCCGCATGACTGAGTATTCCCGTGAGGAATTACTTTCCATGTCACTGAATGATATAGATATAGATTTTTCGCTACATGATTGGTTAGAGAAGTGGCGCTGCTGTGCTTCTAAGCTGCAATCACAGCCTTCTTTCATCTTTAAATCTCGCTATCGAACTAAGAGAAGTCGGATATTTTGGGTGGAAGTAACTATCACTTATGTAAAACACCAAGGTAGGGATTTTGGCTATGTTTTTGCGCGGGAAAAGAGTGATGAAGTAGTAGATTTGAGCCTCCAAAAGTCGATTAATGAATTAAAGGATAGTAATGAGATTTTACAGCAAGAAATTACGGCGTTGAAACGGAAGGAAATCAAACTAGAAACATCCCTTTCTTTGCTACGTTCTCACATTGATATCAGTGATACAAAACAAACAGCATCGGAGATTCTTTACGCTTTAACACAAGCAAAGCAACTGAGTGAAATCAGAGTGCAATTTGTGTCTATGCTCTGCCATCAATTCCGTACACCGCTGAATGTAGTTTCATTTTCTAATAGCTTACTCAAGCGTCATATCAACGAATGGACAGGGGAAAAAATCCGCACATTACTGGATCGCATTCAAATATCTGTGGAACATATCAGCCATTTATTGGATGATCTTTTATTTTTCACTAAGGCTGAAGCTGCAAAACTAAATTTTCAGCCAAAACCGCTGGATTTGGTGAGTTTTTGCAACGAGTTAGTGACCCAAATACAGATTAGCAGTAGTCAGCACCGAATCAATTTTGTCACCCAAGGTAACTGTGGTAGGGTTTGTATGGATGAAAAATTGTTGGAGCCTATGTTGAAGAACTTGCTAGAAAATGCAATTAACTATTCCCCAAACTACAGTCCAGTTGATATGAAACTCTCTTGTCGGAAGCAGAAAGTAATTTTCGAGATCCAAGATACCGGAATTGGGATTCCGGTAGCAGATCAACAACGATTATTTGAACCATTTTATCGGGGTAGTAATCATAATATTCACGGTACTGGACTAGGGTTATCGATTGTCAAAACCCTTGTGGATTTACAAGGTGGTCAAATCACCGTGGAAAGTGAAGTTGATATAGGCACTATTGTTACTGTCATATTGCCAGTTTCCAGTTCAACTGTAACCCCATAA
- a CDS encoding caspase family protein: protein MCPRGVITSRSNSGKERTTPQLWLLLVGVNQYQDIQLPSLRYSAVDCQVLAAALMGATGEQFPLKEVKIYHDFADEKPLLATVRASLQQIAADARPIDTVLFYFSGHGMLQSSTQQAFLCLQDTQKDNLEITGLAVKDLLELLGKCGAQNQVVWLDACHSGGMSLRGASELNLTPQLVEVLQRGAGKGKGFYALLSCDINQQSWEFPELGHGVFTYYLMRGLQGEAADAEGVIFADGLYRYVYHQTLQYIDKTNQQLRLINQQKRGKGDSQLFSEYPLQTPKRIVEGVGELILGSIPVVANSRSPRIALVIEGLGGGQVSLDFSKVLVGAGAFELEYLPRPGRSTAEDIRQAIQDCLAVPIKQQFLGEESATVLLYLRGRLEETPTGEAALLISDDIWLSRSWLRQQLRRSQVTQQIIIFDCPIFDSTVSSLKDWVEDLQLDSQKGLCIIAATSPKDNRDFFTQALIDTLNGASVSAGLSVAGWITQLQVQLAGIFHVHFWLSGTQGVIEIMPAISGANIHKKAAGFDLRICPYPGLRSFGEADAQYFYGRESLTQQLISQVAHQSFLALVGASGSGKSSVVKAGLIAQLRPGKLLPGSESWLIKSLRPGGRPIDELVRCLGEGVRGDDSSLVFEAMLYQGVEGFVYWLRSRTEPMVVLVVDQFEELFTLSPAEERGRFLDLLLGAMVYAPDKFKLVITLRADFIASCLEVPGLALLLQQSSVLVSPSLTDNDYRRVIVNPAQQVGLNVDPELVEVLVQELNHSAGDLPLLEFVLEQLWEFRQGGELTLAAYQQQIGGIKGALERKAEAVYASLDGQAQDCARWIFLSLTQLGEGTEDTRRRVFKSDLVVQKYPPALVERTLQALTAAKLVVVNLDEEVGSRGVRSEELGVRSYDSPHHPILLYERLRQRLRSVQVSPSPKAVTIEVAHEILIRHWSTLRWWLEENRSRLRSQRQIEQSAALWKYNNQQADFLLHGVRLAEAEEIYVKYTEELSQDVQGFIAACLDARLQQQFEQKKRLRQAQRAVAVISVLGVAAAGFGGFAYLQKQAAQLREISALNASAEALLLSHQQLEAIIASVKAGREVKQVFAPQSDVQFATVATFQQAVYQSHEFNRLSGHAQQVNAISFSPDGKFLASASDDQTIKLWGRDGELIRTIRGNNRVTAIAFSPTGLLVAASGDKIWIISRKGAEAQREEGTGEFRSKVFGGHTDKVTDVAFSGDGKLVVSAGLDKTIKLWRIDGSLIRSWIAHDGWVNSVCFSPDGNFISSGGEDNLVRVWRSDNGRLINSLSGHEGRVTRIQFSQDGKFIASAGGDKTIKLWNVEGKLLQTLVGHGEQVNSIKFSPDNQILASASADRTIKFWRLDGKLLATLQGHGEQVRDISFSPDGKFLASASADKSIRLWNVPSQNSKSDDVYGVSFRPDGKMFASAGWDGTVKLSQGANLAKTEIFKAHQDIIDAVSFSPNGKMLATASADKSIKIWESQNHKLIKVLTGQEKVTSISFSPDGKMIAAGGADKIISLWRLSDGRLLQTLKGHADEVTSVSFSPDGQMLASGSVDNTVKLWGVNGGLVRSINAHGLAIASVMFSQDGQTLVTASWDNSIKLWQVATGSLINTLTGHTDGVTSLSLSPDGQILASGSADNSIKLWNLADGTLLKTLWGYPSKVNSVSFSPDGKVLLSGGKDAGVMLWNLDLDDLLRQGCGRIAAYLKNNPNVSQGDRYICD, encoded by the coding sequence ATGTGTCCACGCGGTGTTATAACTAGTCGCTCAAATTCAGGGAAGGAAAGAACTACTCCTCAGTTGTGGTTGCTGTTGGTGGGTGTGAATCAATATCAAGATATTCAACTCCCTTCTTTACGTTATTCGGCTGTTGATTGTCAGGTTTTGGCTGCTGCTTTAATGGGTGCGACTGGGGAACAGTTTCCGTTAAAGGAGGTGAAAATATATCATGATTTTGCTGATGAAAAACCTCTGTTAGCTACTGTGCGTGCTAGTTTACAACAAATCGCTGCTGATGCTCGACCAATTGATACTGTTTTATTTTATTTTTCTGGTCATGGGATGCTGCAGTCAAGTACGCAGCAGGCTTTTTTGTGTTTGCAGGATACGCAAAAGGATAATTTGGAAATAACTGGTTTGGCTGTTAAGGATTTGTTGGAACTTTTGGGTAAATGTGGGGCACAAAATCAGGTTGTTTGGTTGGATGCTTGTCATAGTGGGGGAATGTCTCTGCGGGGTGCATCTGAATTGAATTTGACGCCGCAGTTGGTGGAGGTTTTACAACGGGGTGCGGGGAAAGGTAAGGGTTTTTATGCTTTGCTTTCTTGTGATATTAATCAGCAATCTTGGGAGTTTCCAGAATTGGGTCACGGGGTGTTTACTTATTATTTGATGCGGGGTTTGCAAGGGGAGGCTGCTGATGCTGAAGGGGTTATTTTTGCTGATGGTCTTTATCGCTATGTCTATCACCAAACTCTACAATATATAGATAAGACTAATCAACAGTTACGTCTGATTAATCAGCAGAAGCGTGGTAAAGGTGATTCGCAACTTTTTAGTGAGTATCCGCTCCAAACTCCGAAGCGGATTGTGGAAGGTGTTGGTGAGTTAATTTTGGGGTCGATTCCGGTTGTGGCTAATTCTCGTTCTCCGAGAATTGCTTTGGTGATTGAGGGTCTGGGTGGTGGTCAGGTAAGTCTGGATTTTAGTAAGGTTTTGGTTGGTGCTGGGGCTTTTGAGTTGGAGTATTTACCGCGTCCGGGAAGAAGTACTGCTGAAGATATTCGTCAAGCAATTCAAGATTGTTTGGCTGTACCAATTAAACAGCAATTTCTGGGTGAGGAATCTGCAACGGTTTTGTTATATCTACGCGGACGGTTGGAGGAAACTCCGACTGGGGAAGCGGCTTTATTAATATCAGATGATATCTGGTTGAGTCGTTCTTGGTTAAGACAACAATTGCGTCGTTCTCAAGTTACTCAACAAATTATTATTTTTGATTGTCCGATTTTTGATTCTACGGTTTCTTCTCTCAAGGATTGGGTGGAAGATTTGCAGCTTGATTCTCAAAAGGGTCTGTGTATTATTGCTGCTACTTCGCCAAAAGATAATCGGGATTTTTTTACTCAGGCGCTGATTGATACTTTAAATGGTGCTTCTGTTTCTGCTGGTTTATCTGTCGCTGGTTGGATTACTCAATTACAAGTTCAATTGGCGGGAATTTTTCATGTCCACTTTTGGTTGTCTGGTACTCAAGGTGTGATTGAAATTATGCCGGCGATTTCTGGCGCAAATATTCATAAAAAAGCTGCGGGGTTTGATTTAAGGATTTGTCCTTACCCTGGTTTACGTTCTTTTGGTGAAGCTGATGCTCAATATTTCTATGGGAGAGAATCTTTAACTCAGCAATTAATTAGCCAAGTGGCGCATCAATCATTTTTGGCTTTAGTCGGTGCTTCTGGTAGTGGTAAGTCTTCGGTGGTCAAAGCAGGTTTAATTGCTCAATTGCGTCCTGGTAAACTATTACCTGGTAGTGAGTCTTGGTTAATTAAAAGTCTGCGTCCTGGTGGGCGTCCAATTGATGAGTTGGTGCGGTGTTTGGGGGAGGGAGTGAGGGGTGATGATTCTTCTCTGGTCTTTGAGGCTATGCTTTACCAGGGGGTTGAAGGTTTTGTCTACTGGTTGCGGAGTCGGACTGAACCGATGGTGGTTTTGGTGGTTGACCAGTTTGAGGAGTTATTCACTCTCTCACCTGCTGAGGAGCGAGGGCGGTTTTTGGATTTGCTGCTGGGTGCTATGGTATATGCTCCTGATAAGTTTAAACTAGTTATTACGTTACGCGCTGATTTTATCGCCTCTTGTTTGGAAGTTCCTGGATTGGCGCTGTTATTACAACAGTCAAGTGTGCTGGTTTCGCCAAGTTTAACTGATAATGATTACCGCCGGGTGATTGTTAATCCAGCTCAACAGGTGGGGTTAAATGTTGATCCGGAATTGGTGGAGGTTTTGGTACAGGAATTAAATCACTCGGCGGGTGATTTGCCGCTGTTAGAATTTGTATTAGAACAGTTGTGGGAGTTCCGTCAAGGGGGTGAATTGACTTTAGCGGCTTATCAGCAACAGATAGGCGGTATTAAGGGTGCGTTGGAACGCAAAGCTGAGGCGGTTTACGCAAGTTTAGATGGTCAAGCTCAAGATTGTGCGCGGTGGATTTTTCTCTCGCTGACGCAATTAGGTGAGGGGACGGAAGATACTAGACGCAGGGTATTTAAATCTGATTTGGTGGTACAAAAATATCCCCCTGCTTTGGTGGAAAGAACTCTCCAAGCTTTGACTGCTGCGAAGTTGGTGGTGGTGAATTTGGATGAGGAGGTGGGGAGTAGGGGAGTTAGGAGTGAGGAGTTAGGAGTGAGGAGTTATGATTCTCCCCATCACCCCATACTTCTCTACGAGAGGCTGCGCCAACGGCTCCGCTCAGTACAAGTCTCCCCATCGCCGAAAGCTGTGACAATTGAGGTGGCGCATGAAATTTTGATTCGTCATTGGTCAACGTTGCGCTGGTGGTTGGAGGAAAATCGTAGTCGATTGCGATCGCAGCGGCAAATTGAACAATCGGCTGCTTTGTGGAAATATAATAATCAGCAGGCTGATTTTTTGTTGCATGGTGTCCGCCTAGCTGAAGCTGAGGAAATTTACGTTAAATATACTGAGGAATTATCTCAAGATGTCCAAGGTTTTATTGCTGCTTGTTTAGACGCTAGGCTACAACAACAATTTGAGCAAAAAAAGCGTTTACGACAAGCTCAACGCGCTGTGGCTGTGATTAGTGTTTTGGGTGTTGCTGCTGCTGGTTTCGGCGGTTTTGCTTATTTGCAAAAACAAGCGGCGCAGTTACGCGAAATCTCTGCTTTAAATGCTTCGGCGGAGGCTTTATTATTATCTCATCAGCAATTGGAAGCAATTATTGCTAGTGTGAAAGCTGGTCGAGAAGTTAAGCAGGTTTTTGCTCCTCAGTCAGATGTTCAATTTGCAACGGTGGCGACTTTTCAGCAGGCTGTTTATCAATCTCATGAGTTTAACCGTTTGTCTGGTCACGCTCAACAAGTTAATGCTATCAGTTTTAGTCCTGATGGTAAATTTCTGGCTTCTGCTAGTGATGATCAGACGATAAAGTTGTGGGGTCGGGATGGGGAATTAATTAGGACTATTAGGGGTAATAATAGGGTGACGGCGATTGCTTTTAGTCCTACTGGTCTGTTGGTTGCTGCTAGTGGTGATAAAATTTGGATTATCTCGCGCAAAGGCGCAGAGGCGCAAAGGGAGGAAGGAACGGGAGAATTTAGGAGCAAAGTTTTTGGCGGACATACTGATAAGGTTACTGATGTGGCTTTCAGTGGTGATGGTAAGTTGGTTGTGTCTGCTGGCTTGGATAAAACTATTAAGTTATGGCGGATTGATGGGAGTTTAATTAGGAGTTGGATTGCTCATGATGGTTGGGTAAATTCTGTCTGCTTTAGTCCTGATGGGAATTTTATTTCTTCTGGTGGTGAAGATAATTTGGTGAGGGTTTGGCGGTCTGATAATGGTAGGTTAATTAATTCTCTTTCTGGACATGAAGGACGGGTGACTCGGATTCAGTTTAGTCAGGATGGTAAATTTATCGCTTCTGCTGGTGGTGATAAAACTATTAAGTTGTGGAATGTTGAGGGGAAGCTTTTACAAACTTTGGTAGGACATGGTGAACAAGTTAACAGCATTAAGTTTAGTCCTGATAATCAGATTTTAGCTTCTGCTTCTGCTGACAGAACTATCAAGTTTTGGCGATTAGATGGTAAATTATTGGCTACTCTCCAAGGTCATGGTGAACAAGTTAGAGATATCAGTTTTAGTCCTGATGGTAAGTTTCTTGCTTCTGCTAGTGCTGATAAAAGTATTAGATTGTGGAATGTCCCTAGTCAGAACTCCAAATCAGATGATGTTTATGGTGTGAGTTTTCGTCCTGATGGTAAAATGTTTGCGTCTGCTGGTTGGGATGGAACTGTGAAGCTTTCCCAAGGTGCGAATTTGGCGAAGACGGAAATATTTAAGGCTCATCAAGATATTATTGATGCTGTAAGTTTTAGTCCTAATGGTAAAATGTTAGCTACTGCTAGCGCTGATAAAAGTATTAAAATTTGGGAGAGTCAAAATCACAAGTTAATTAAAGTTCTAACAGGACAGGAGAAGGTGACGAGTATTAGCTTTAGTCCTGATGGTAAAATGATTGCTGCTGGTGGTGCTGATAAAATTATTAGTTTATGGCGGTTGTCAGATGGTAGGTTATTACAAACACTCAAAGGACATGCTGATGAGGTGACTAGTGTCAGTTTTAGTCCTGATGGTCAGATGTTAGCTTCTGGTAGTGTTGATAATACGGTGAAGCTGTGGGGAGTTAATGGTGGTTTGGTCAGAAGCATCAATGCTCATGGTTTAGCGATCGCTTCTGTAATGTTCTCTCAAGATGGTCAAACTTTAGTAACTGCCAGTTGGGATAATTCTATCAAACTTTGGCAGGTGGCAACCGGCAGTTTAATCAATACCCTCACGGGACATACCGATGGTGTAACTAGTTTGAGTCTCAGTCCTGATGGGCAAATTTTGGCTTCTGGTAGTGCTGACAATTCTATCAAACTCTGGAATCTTGCGGACGGTACTTTGTTGAAAACTCTCTGGGGATATCCTAGCAAAGTTAATAGTGTCAGTTTCAGTCCTGATGGTAAGGTTTTGCTGAGTGGTGGTAAGGATGCTGGGGTGATGCTGTGGAATCTCGATTTAGATGATTTGCTGCGTCAAGGATGCGGGCGAATTGCCGCTTACCTCAAGAATAACCCAAATGTGAGCCAGGGCGATCGCTATATTTGTGATTAA
- a CDS encoding iron uptake porin codes for MITVKKDLLLLSGAALLCLTAPALAEADTCTDITCDQLAQKTDTERVTSVSQLSDVQPSDWAFAALQSLVERYGVIAGYTDGTFKGNRALTRYEFAAGLNAALDKINELIAAGASAQVSKTDLETIQKLQTEFAPEIANLRSRIDKLEARTANLEAQQFSTTVRLGGQVIFGLTTGFGGSPPGNGEANTILSHLTQLQLVSSFTGKDRLRVGLVTGNTAGDGFANPASFNTSMARLSWQANYDNQVKVDSVEYRFATLGDRIVFTFKPVGFSLSSVLSVNTPYADAGQGAISQFAGYTPIFKIGSLDAGVGFDWLVSNQLRLQFAYGTRDSNNSSQGIFASDHSALGVQLLYKPTPSLIAGLGYVNAYASNGQLDTGTGSINADTSDGFNEPAQINAINGSVKWQLTDQIIFGAWGGLITTDSLKSNASASSSTYQFSLGLYDPFGRKGDLLALLVGQPPKLYSGRLITEDKSTSMHYEVFYRYLVSDNIAITPGFFIVTDPENISSYKDIFIGAIRTTFSF; via the coding sequence ATGATCACCGTTAAAAAAGATTTATTGCTTCTATCAGGCGCAGCACTATTATGTTTAACAGCACCAGCATTAGCAGAAGCAGACACATGTACAGATATAACATGTGACCAATTAGCTCAAAAAACAGACACAGAAAGAGTGACATCAGTCTCACAATTATCTGATGTCCAACCCAGTGATTGGGCATTTGCCGCCTTACAATCTTTAGTAGAACGTTACGGTGTAATTGCTGGTTATACAGATGGTACATTTAAAGGGAATCGGGCATTAACTCGTTATGAATTTGCCGCAGGTTTAAATGCAGCACTAGATAAAATTAATGAATTAATTGCAGCCGGTGCATCAGCACAAGTCAGCAAAACCGACTTAGAAACTATCCAAAAACTGCAAACAGAATTTGCACCAGAAATTGCCAATTTACGCAGTCGAATAGATAAATTAGAAGCTCGTACTGCTAACTTAGAAGCACAACAATTTTCCACCACAGTGCGTTTGGGAGGACAAGTAATCTTTGGACTCACAACAGGTTTTGGCGGTTCCCCCCCAGGAAACGGAGAAGCCAACACAATTCTCAGTCACCTGACACAATTACAGCTTGTATCATCGTTTACCGGAAAAGACAGATTGCGAGTTGGCTTAGTCACAGGTAATACCGCTGGTGATGGCTTCGCAAATCCGGCATCATTTAACACCAGCATGGCTAGACTTTCCTGGCAAGCAAATTATGATAATCAAGTAAAAGTAGATTCTGTAGAATATCGATTTGCGACCCTAGGCGATCGCATTGTTTTTACCTTCAAACCAGTAGGCTTTAGTTTAAGCAGCGTACTCAGCGTCAACACCCCCTACGCCGATGCAGGTCAGGGTGCAATCTCCCAATTTGCCGGTTACACACCCATCTTCAAAATCGGTAGTCTTGATGCAGGCGTAGGCTTTGACTGGTTAGTTTCCAATCAACTGCGCTTACAATTTGCCTATGGTACCAGAGATAGCAATAATAGCAGTCAGGGAATATTTGCCTCAGATCATAGCGCCTTGGGAGTGCAACTTTTATACAAGCCAACGCCTTCCCTAATCGCTGGGTTAGGTTATGTAAACGCCTATGCTAGCAATGGGCAATTAGACACAGGCACGGGCAGTATTAATGCGGATACATCCGACGGATTTAACGAACCAGCGCAAATTAATGCTATTAATGGTAGCGTCAAATGGCAATTAACAGACCAAATAATATTTGGCGCTTGGGGAGGTTTAATAACAACAGATTCCCTCAAATCAAACGCTTCTGCTAGTAGTAGCACCTACCAATTTTCTTTAGGATTATATGACCCCTTTGGCAGAAAAGGTGATTTATTAGCCTTGTTAGTCGGTCAACCCCCAAAATTATATTCTGGTAGATTAATTACAGAAGATAAAAGCACTTCCATGCATTACGAAGTTTTTTATCGTTATTTAGTTAGTGATAATATAGCCATCACTCCCGGCTTTTTTATCGTCACCGACCCCGAAAACATTTCCAGCTACAAAGATATTTTTATCGGCGCCATTCGCACTACCTTTAGTTTTTAA
- a CDS encoding response regulator, with amino-acid sequence MIYESAKKILVVEDDAVTRNLFLDCLEAEGFETISAQNGLIGIQKAQEYLPDLVICDILMPDIDGYSVLTHLRQDPITAIIPFIFLTGSDTKADVRKGMELGADDYLTKPSTVEELLRAIAIRFEKQSLLRYWYATNSHQVSPTLPVTSDSIFPLVPQLKDVFDFIEAHYHKGITLSDVAEAVGYSPAYLTHKVAQQTGDTVNGWILKRRMAAARPLLINTNQTIEQVARSLGYQNACHFSRHFREQHGLPPKTWRKQHQILETSTNTKLQLVKTGEIERNYLPLNCG; translated from the coding sequence ATGATCTACGAATCGGCGAAAAAAATTCTCGTGGTTGAAGATGATGCTGTTACCCGCAATCTCTTCTTAGACTGTCTTGAGGCTGAAGGCTTTGAGACGATAAGTGCCCAAAACGGTCTGATTGGTATCCAAAAAGCACAGGAGTATTTACCCGATTTAGTGATTTGCGATATTCTGATGCCAGATATAGATGGTTATAGTGTTCTGACTCATTTACGTCAAGATCCGATTACGGCAATTATTCCCTTTATTTTTCTGACTGGTAGCGATACTAAGGCAGATGTTCGCAAAGGTATGGAATTGGGAGCTGATGACTATCTTACCAAACCCTCAACAGTAGAGGAATTGCTCAGAGCGATCGCGATCCGATTTGAAAAACAATCTCTTCTGAGATACTGGTACGCTACTAACTCTCATCAAGTCTCACCAACATTACCCGTCACGTCTGATTCAATTTTTCCATTGGTTCCCCAACTCAAAGATGTTTTCGACTTCATCGAAGCTCATTATCACAAAGGGATTACTTTGTCTGATGTGGCTGAAGCTGTGGGTTATTCACCTGCTTATTTAACACATAAAGTGGCACAACAAACAGGAGATACTGTTAACGGTTGGATTCTCAAACGCCGCATGGCTGCTGCGCGTCCTTTATTGATAAATACTAACCAAACAATTGAGCAGGTAGCTAGATCACTTGGCTATCAAAATGCTTGTCATTTCTCTCGCCATTTTCGTGAACAGCACGGTTTACCTCCCAAAACTTGGAGAAAACAGCACCAAATCTTGGAGACTTCCACAAACACGAAGCTACAACTGGTCAAAACTGGTGAGATAGAGAGGAACTACTTACCTTTAAATTGCGGTTGA
- the trpC gene encoding indole-3-glycerol phosphate synthase TrpC: MIYPITNTNTHLQPILKEIMWQKKQEVAQLHQEMSLASLQRQLTAVPSVRDFFTALQQSSHRPRLIAEVQKASPNYGIIRADFDPLAIAKAYERSGATCISVFTEATFYQGGFDQLRIIRQRVALPLLCKDFIIDPCQIYLARSAGADAILLIAAILSDRELQDFMRVIHYLGMNALVEVHTLAELDRALKLDDLRLVAINNRNLEDFTIDINTTDRLLTARRSQLQNLGVMVVSESGLYTPTDLSQVAEFGTDAVLIGESLVKQDDIEQAVRTLLRLHP, encoded by the coding sequence ATGATTTACCCAATTACGAATACTAATACCCATCTGCAACCTATTCTTAAAGAGATTATGTGGCAGAAAAAACAAGAAGTCGCACAATTACACCAAGAGATGTCTTTAGCTTCTTTGCAACGCCAATTAACTGCAGTTCCGAGTGTACGAGACTTCTTCACCGCCTTACAGCAGAGTTCTCATCGACCCAGACTGATTGCAGAAGTCCAGAAAGCATCACCAAATTATGGCATCATCCGTGCAGACTTTGACCCCCTAGCGATCGCCAAAGCTTATGAGCGTAGCGGCGCAACTTGCATATCCGTCTTCACAGAAGCAACATTCTATCAGGGCGGTTTTGACCAATTGCGAATTATCCGCCAGAGAGTAGCATTGCCCCTACTATGCAAAGATTTTATCATTGACCCATGCCAAATTTATTTAGCAAGGTCAGCCGGAGCAGATGCCATCCTACTGATTGCAGCCATTCTATCAGATCGCGAACTCCAAGACTTCATGCGCGTGATACACTATTTAGGCATGAATGCCCTAGTCGAAGTGCATACCCTAGCAGAACTAGATCGAGCGCTCAAGCTAGATGACCTACGCCTAGTCGCAATCAACAATCGCAATCTCGAAGATTTCACCATCGATATCAACACCACTGACAGACTGCTCACAGCCAGGCGATCGCAATTACAAAACTTAGGCGTTATGGTCGTCAGTGAATCTGGATTATATACACCCACTGATTTATCCCAGGTAGCTGAGTTTGGTACAGATGCAGTCCTCATCGGCGAATCTTTAGTTAAACAAGACGATATAGAACAGGCTGTGCGTACTCTCCTCAGACTTCATCCTTAA
- a CDS encoding DUF3082 domain-containing protein encodes MSDQNLTPQSATPLRAVIGAITSGGVGYALYSLMIAIATNFANKPIHSENVLVIRITSAVRTLVLGVTALGTGIFGVVAIGLLALGVQLWLQKLTKQKEG; translated from the coding sequence ATGAGTGACCAAAATTTAACTCCACAATCAGCAACTCCGTTACGTGCTGTAATTGGGGCGATAACGTCGGGAGGAGTAGGATATGCACTGTATTCTCTCATGATTGCGATCGCCACAAATTTTGCTAACAAACCCATCCATTCAGAGAATGTATTAGTCATCAGAATTACCTCTGCTGTTCGTACCCTAGTTCTGGGTGTCACAGCTTTAGGAACAGGGATATTTGGAGTCGTAGCTATTGGTTTGTTGGCTTTGGGTGTGCAATTATGGTTGCAAAAGTTGACCAAGCAAAAGGAAGGATGA